A window of Octopus sinensis linkage group LG29, ASM634580v1, whole genome shotgun sequence contains these coding sequences:
- the LOC115225975 gene encoding uncharacterized protein LOC115225975 encodes MVAQVAQDVPRLLEVQRIEYNRFLASINSNEGQHFSWMLPAEPEKTFLMNLLLAKIRQENGIAIAVASSGIAATLLHDGRTAHSAFKLPLDLTKQGNPTCNVSRGSPMGNLLTECSLIIWDEEAMCYKAVFEALERFLQDLRRNMRVMGGVIVLLAGNFRQTLPVIPRRTRADEVNASIKSSYLWHHNEKLHLTTNMRVQMFGDENAATFSAQLLDVSNGTVAGDTDGFIHLPFSNFVPNVDDLISAVFPDIASQILHKTCLQGIAILAPHNKTVDAINNKVFDLLPGEKLSFKSIDTHENPEDISVFTTEFLNSQTPTGLPSQELHLKGRRSRKMTGSVIREVLKFSRQQCTYHLTREFLAKNNMLLPLHLLYYPDLPPADLHLFLKMKNQLRGRDQERI; translated from the exons ATGGTGGCGCAGGTTGCTCAGGATGTGCCTAGACTTTTGGAAGTACAGAGAATTGAATACAACAGGTTCCTCGCAAGTATTAATTCCAACGAAGGACAACATTTTTCTTGGATGCTCCCGGCAGAACCGGAAAAAACTTTTCTCATGAACCTCCTACTAGCCAAAATTCGTCAGGAAAATGGGATTGCCATAGCGGTTGCATCCAGCGGCATCGCAGCAACTCTACTTCATGACGGTCGTACGGCACACTCAGCATTCAAATTACCACTAGACTTGACCAAACAGGGAAATCCAACTTGCAATGTTAGTCGCGGCTCACCCATGGGGAATCTTCTCACTGAGTGCAGCCTTATCATTTGGGATGAGGAAGCCATGTGTTATAAGGCAGTATTTGAGGCGCTCGAGCGGTTTCTTCAAGACCTGAGACGGAATATGAGAGTGATGGGTGGAGTGATTGTTCTGCTTGCTGGCAACTTCCGACAAACTCTACCTGTCATTCCACGGCGGACAAGAGCTGACGAGGTAAATGCTTCCATAAAATCATCCTACTTATGGCACCACAACGAGAAACTTCACCTGACTACGAACATGAGAGTTCAAATGTTTGGCGACGAAAATGCGGCCACATTCTCGGCGCAGCTTCTCGATGTTAGTAATGGAACTGTAGCTGGCGATACTGATGGTTTCATCCATTTACCATTTAGTAACTTCGTGCCTAACGTAGATGATTTGATTTCTGCAGTTTTTCCTGACATTGCAAGCCAAATCCTTCACAAAACTTGCCTACAAGGAATAGCAATTTTGGCGCCTCACAATAAAACAGTCGACGCTATCAATAATAAAGTTTTTGATCTGCTTCCTGGAGAAAAACTCTCTTTCAAGTCCATTGACACGCATGAAAACCCGGAGGATATATCCGTTTTCACAACGGAATTTCTTAATTCCCAAACGCCCACAGGACTTCCATCTCAGGAACTCCATCTCAAG GGAAGACGTTCGAGGAAAATGACCGGTTCTGTGATTCGCGAAGTATTGAAGTTTTCTCGACAACAATGCACCTATcacctcactcgtgagtttcttgccaaaaacaacatgctaTTGCCTCTGCACCTGCTCTATTATCCAGATTTACCACCTGCTGACTTGCATCTGTTCCTCAAGATGAAAAATCAGCTCAGGGGTCGAGATCAAGAGCGAATTTAA